One stretch of Thermodesulfobacteriota bacterium DNA includes these proteins:
- a CDS encoding right-handed parallel beta-helix repeat-containing protein encodes MLRRPFAVACAAATLLAAEAMAGEPMVLEGTVTWSGDRVLETSVTVPAGATLILLPGTRVTVTGDEASLFVEGSLYASGTADAPVVLRGRTDADPSIIEANSPAAVVRLHRVEVSGARNAVTVRGGFLGVTSSRFHGNETALTLDLKGHGELRDVVLEDNHVGLAVGNSARARASGLTFTGNRVALGAHNAARVDLARSVFRNNRAAFVQHNQCDVRIDGCTFEGNQVAADLSQTRRSPIFSFSTFRKNQVGISAAHFTHPLVDACTFQENEVAFSAEQFSGPLLRYCAFEKNGQAVRLDKKGNARIEGNLFRDNEVALFADFSSYPDATGNLFVGNHWHVRLGVQQSADFERRLGSRGIMLGTARDAGTRNPFLIEGQVPPGEGVFSVAGNAWDPETLAEMAPGPEENLSRFWDGRDQEPVRYEGFGDDTYAVDRIVYTPPAPAPLPVGPPAWLPLRQDSGEAPPQEPGPPPGVERSRPEQ; translated from the coding sequence ATGCTTCGACGACCCTTCGCCGTCGCCTGCGCCGCCGCTACCCTCCTCGCCGCCGAAGCCATGGCCGGGGAGCCCATGGTCCTCGAGGGAACCGTGACGTGGAGCGGAGACCGCGTCCTCGAAACCTCGGTGACGGTCCCCGCGGGCGCCACCCTCATCCTCCTGCCCGGCACCCGGGTGACCGTGACCGGCGACGAGGCATCGCTCTTCGTCGAGGGCTCCCTGTACGCCTCGGGAACCGCAGACGCACCCGTGGTGCTCCGGGGCCGCACCGACGCCGACCCCTCGATCATCGAAGCCAACTCCCCGGCGGCGGTGGTGCGCCTGCACCGGGTCGAGGTCTCCGGGGCCCGTAACGCCGTCACCGTGCGGGGCGGCTTCCTGGGGGTCACGTCGTCCCGCTTCCACGGCAACGAGACCGCCCTCACCCTGGACCTCAAGGGACACGGCGAACTTCGGGACGTGGTGCTGGAGGACAACCACGTGGGGCTGGCCGTAGGAAACAGCGCCCGCGCCCGGGCCTCGGGCCTCACCTTCACCGGCAACCGGGTTGCCCTGGGGGCCCACAACGCGGCTCGGGTGGACCTGGCCCGCTCGGTCTTCCGGAACAACCGCGCGGCCTTCGTCCAGCACAACCAGTGCGACGTCCGGATCGACGGGTGCACCTTCGAGGGCAACCAGGTGGCGGCCGACCTGAGCCAGACCCGCCGCAGCCCCATCTTCTCCTTCAGCACCTTCCGGAAGAACCAGGTGGGCATCTCGGCGGCCCACTTCACCCACCCCCTGGTGGACGCCTGCACCTTCCAGGAAAACGAGGTCGCCTTCTCGGCCGAACAGTTCTCGGGCCCCCTGCTGCGGTACTGCGCCTTCGAGAAGAACGGGCAGGCGGTCCGGCTCGACAAGAAGGGCAACGCCCGCATCGAGGGGAACCTCTTCCGGGACAACGAGGTGGCGCTCTTCGCCGACTTCTCGTCCTACCCCGACGCCACGGGGAACCTCTTTGTCGGCAACCACTGGCACGTGCGCCTGGGGGTACAGCAGTCCGCGGACTTCGAGCGCCGCCTCGGCTCCCGAGGCATCATGCTCGGCACCGCCCGGGATGCCGGAACCCGCAATCCCTTCCTGATCGAAGGTCAGGTCCCCCCCGGAGAAGGGGTCTTCTCGGTGGCGGGAAACGCCTGGGACCCGGAGACCCTCGCCGAGATGGCCCCCGGCCCCGAGGAGAACCTCTCCCGCTTCTGGGACGGCCGGGACCAGGAACCCGTGCGCTACGAAGGCTTCGGCGACGACACCTACGCCGTGGACCGCATCGTCTACACCCCCCCCGCCCCCGCCCCCCTCCCCGTAGGTCCCCCCGCCTGGCTCCCCCTGCGCCAGGACTCCGGCGAAGCCCCCCCCCAGGAACCCGGCCCCCCGCCGGGGGTGGAGCGAAGCCGGCCCGAGCAGTGA